In the Candidatus Dechloromonas phosphoritropha genome, CCTACCAGGATCCCGGCGCTAGCAATCTCGGCTCCGAAGAGCAGCCCAACCACCAGCACAGGATCCACCATGGCGGCCAGGCCGGTCACGGCTTCCGCAATTGCCGCCAGCGCGAGCGCAGCCTTCATGCCAAGTCCCCTCGAACCGCCGTCACGCTGCCGCTCTCCATAGAAAGAATATCCCTCCACCTGCGACCGCCGCACCCGCAGCGCGCAACAGCTTGCGTCCCAATGGCCAACGGTGCGCGGTACCGATGCCAATGCCCAGCGCGTGCAGGCCGCCAGTCGCGATGACGAAGCCGATGCTGTAGAGCAGCGCGCTTTGCCCCGCCGGCAACTCGGTGCCGTGTGCGTGGCCGTGGAAGATCGCGAACGCGCCAACGACCAGCGCCGCGAGCACGAGCGGTGGCCGTAGTTCGAACGCCACCGCTGCACCGAGCACGATCGCCGACGCGGCGATGCCGACTTCGACGCCGGGCAGCGGCACACCGAGAAAGCCCAGCAGTGCACCCGCGGCCATCACGAGCGGAAACGCCATCGGCAACACCCAAATCGCGGGCGCGCCGAGCTGCGCGCCCCACAGGCCGACGGCAACCATCGCGAGGACGTGATCGAAACCCGAGATCGGATGCAGGAAGCCGGTGAGGAAGCCGAAGGCCTCGCCCTGGCCGACGTGCGCGGACGCACTCTGTACGAACAGTGTCAGCAGCGCCGCCGCGTGGGCCGGCCGAATGCGTGACTGCGGTTTCATCGCAGCACAGCCAGCAGCGGCGCAGCGCGCTGCAGCGTCCAGAACGCGCCGAGGCCGCCGACGACATAGCCCGGCAGCAACTCGACCCAGCGCGGCCACTGCATCTGCAACACATGGAACGAGCGCTCGAGCGCCAGCACCAGCGCGATGAAACCGAGCTGGCCGATCTCGACGCCGATGTTGAAATTCAGCAACGCCAGCGGCAGGTCGCTGCGTGGCAGCCCGGCGCCGGTGAGCGCGCTCGCAAAGCCGAAACCGTGCAGCAGCCCAAAGGCGAAGGCCACGACCCAGGGGTGGCGGATCGTGAAGCTGGTCGCACCGCGCCAGCTGCGAACGATCTCCGGCCCGAGAAAGAGGATCGAGAGCGCGATCGCGAAATTCAGCGGCAGCAGCGGCGGGCTGACGTTGCCCAACGTCGCGGCTGCCAGTGTCAAGCTGTGCGCCACGGTGAACGCGGTGACGGTTTTCACCAGCATCCAGCGGTCCTTCACGATCAGCAGAAGGCCAAGCACGAACAGCAGGTGATCGGCGCCGAACAGGATGTGGCGGATGCCCTCGACGATGTAGGTGCCAGCGACTTCCCAGCCGCTTTGCGCCGCGGCGATTTCGATCCACGGCTGCTGCGGGCGCACGATGTTGGTCCACTTGCGGCCGTCGAGCAGTTCGACGCGCACAAGCACGTCGGTGATCGTCAGCTGCAGGCCCGGGAACTCGAAGCGCTTGCCCGCAAGCCCCGCGCTCCCGGCATCGATGCTTCGCCTTTCGAGCAGTGAATCGGCAAGCTCCTGCACGGTGGGCTCGCTGGTGTCCTTCACGTTGCTGGGCAACTGCAGCCGTATCGGCAAGCGCATGCCGGCCAGCACCGGTGTGCGCCACAGCACATCGAAGTGGCCGGGCGCGGTTTCCTTGACTTCCAGATAGGCCGGGCGCGCTTCGTGGGCGTGCGCTGCCGGCAGCGCCAGCAGCAGGCCCGCCAGCACGCCTGCGAGTCGGATGGCGAAGAGGGCGCCGAGACGCCACGACCACAGGCTCACGGCGACTCCCGCGTCGATGGCACGGATGCCGCGCCGGCCGGCGGTGGCACGGACCCGGACGCGACCTTCTCATCCGGCGGCGCCGGCAGCAGCACGCTGTACTTCGCGCGCATGTCCTTGTAGGCCTTGTCCACGGCCAACACCTTCTGCTCGGCCAGCCAGGCGGTCTTGACGTCGCCTTCGATCTCCTCGAAGGCCGGCACGCGCCCGGGAATCACCGTGTCCACGTACACCAGATGCCAGCCGAAGCCGGATTCGATCGGGCCCTGCCACGAACCGGGCTTTGCCTTCGCCAGCGCCACCGCAAACGGCGGGCCGAACTCCTTGCCGACGAAGTCGCCCGCGCGGTCGCGGTAGTAGTCCTGCAGCATGAAAGGGTCGGCGAGCGTACTGGCGAGCTTCGAATCCTCTGGCTCGTTCGCCAGCGCCGCCAGTGCCTTGGCCGCATCGTCACGCGCCGCCGCGCCGCGCCGATCGGGCGAGAAGTACAGGTGCCGGAAGCCGTAGCGGCTGGGCTGCGCGAACTTGGCGCTGTTCTTCTCGAACCAGGCCTTGAGCGCGTCCGTGCTCGGCTCCTGCGCCGCCGCCACGTCTTCGGCCAGGAATTGCATCTTCTGCGCCATGCGGCGCTTGACGATCTCGTCGTCCTTGTCCAGGCCCATCGCCAGCGCCTCGCGGTACAGCACCTCCTGCTGCACCTTGTTCTCGACCATTAACTGCAGATCGTGTGCCGTCGGCGGGCGCCGCCACTGCGACTGAAACAGCATCGCGAGCTGGTTTGTCTCCCCAACCGTCAGCCGGATCTCCTTCGATGGCGCACTGGCCAACTGTCCTTCCGGCATGCGGCTGTACAGGCCGAAGCCGATGGCGCCGATGAGCAGGAAGTGTAGCAGCGGTTCACGCAGCCAGCGTCTCAACCTGCCCATCGGTCGCTCCGGGCCATTGCCGGTCCGAGGCTACTTGTGCACATCGGCAAACCAGGTGCCGACCTTGGCCTTGGCCTTGCCTACCGCGGCGCCTGCCATCTCCTCGATCAGGCGGCGGCGGAGCGCCTCGCGCATCTCCTGGAACTTGTGCTGCTGATCCGCATTGAGCAGCGGCGAGATCTTCGCGTCGAAGGCCACCCCTTGCTCGCGCAGCGACTTCACCTTGTCGACTGCACTGAGTTTGGTGTCCTTCTTCAACTCACCCAGTTGCTTGATCTCCTGCGACAGCAGCGGCAGGATTTGCTGGCGCTGCGGCTCGGTCAGCGCCAGGCCGACCGCGAAATGGTTCGCCACTTCGATAAGCGGGCTCAGCGCGAACTGCGGCGCCGCGACGATCTCGTAGTTGGCATGGCCGAACTCGTTGCTGCGCGCCAGGTAGGTGGTGTCGCCGAGCTTGTAGAACGTGAACGCGTAGGGCTCCTGCGCGACGTTGACGACCAGCTTGCCGCCCTCGATCCTGTAGGCACTGGTCTTGCCTTCGTAGCCGTCACGCGCCACGTTGCCGAAATTGCTCGGCATGTTGGCGCCCTGGCCGACGCGGAACACGATCGTCTGGCCCTCGGTGGTGAAGTTCTGGCTGAACTGCTCACCGGTGACGTTGTTGCGCAGCCAGTAGGCCTTGCCGACGACCAGCGCCTTGACCTGCGCTTCGGTCAGCGCAGTCGCGCCTTTCTTCTTCAGTTCGGTGACGGTCATGCCCGTCGGGGCAATCTTGCGCGCGTCGGCCGACGGCGTGTACCAGATCGGCGAGGTCCAGGCCCGCTCCTGCCCGGTAAGCGGAACGATGTCGGGCGGCGGCAGCCCCGACTTGACGGATTGGATCAGCGTCCAGCGCGGCGTCGGAATCTCGAGCACACGTGCATAGTAGAAGGCATGCAAGCCGGGGTCGAACTCGGGGTCGGTCCACACCGTTTTCAGCTCTGCCGCGCCGCGGCCATTCGTGTAGGTGGCCTTTTCCAGGTCCACCGTGCTCTCGATGGCCGGCACGCGGCCCGACCACTTGTCTGCCTTGCGGTCACCCGACCAGGCGACGTCGAAGACGCGCTCGAAGCTCTGGCCGTCCTGCGTCCAGCCCTTGACGATCTGGATGCGGTCAAGGCTCGCCGAGCTCGGATCCTTGATCGCCCAGACGACGAATTTCGGCGCCGTGCCTTTGCCGTCCGTGGGCATCGGCGCCAAGTCGGCGCCCATCGGCACGCCACCGGCGTAGGACTGCTTGACCCAGTCCTTGGCGTCGACGACGCCCTTGTCGTAGCCCCAGCCGCCGAACATCCGCACCTTGATGTGCGGACCACTGACGCCGAAGGTCTCCTTGCGGTACATCGCGTCCCACAGCGAGGCACGCGTGTTCTCCTCGGCCCACACGCCCGTCAGGCCGCCAGGGTTCTCCAGGCGCACGTCCATCGTGCCACCGATCAGCACGCCGGCAAAGCGCCGCTCCACCGTGCCGTCGGCATCGGCATGCAGGCCGAAGAAGTTGTCCTGGCGGTACGGGCTGGCGGTGTTGTGCGAATCGGAGCCGCCGGCCATGCCAAACTTGTAGGGGTTGTAGCCGCGCGTGTCCTGCATCGTCAGGCCGTCCTTCAAGGCCTGGCGCGCATAGCTGCCGTGGACACGGTCGATACGTCCGGAATCGGCCGGCAGGCCGAGGATTGCCTCGTACATCTCGTAGCTGGCGAACTCGTCGTTCGGGGACAGCAGCGGGTGCGTTTCGGACGCGCCCTTGCCCTGCTTGATCTCGACCAGGCGCTCGTTGCGCATGCGGGACTCCGCCCAGGCGGCGTCGATCGGCCGGCCGGTAGTGTTGTCGATATCGGTCGGGTACATCCAGCCGTCGCTAACATTGGCGTTGTGCGAGATGGCGAGCAGCTCGTTGCCGGCCTTGCGCTGCGTGTCCATCCAGCTCCACAGTTCGGTGGGCAGCTTGGAGTCGAGCGCGCTGAACGGATACTCGGGCACCTTCGCGCAGTCCTTGAAGAAGACGTTGCGGTGCAGGTTGCGGTTGCCGGGCATCGAGGTCCACTCGTAGGAGCAGAACGCGGTGAACTTGCCGGGCTGGTTGGCCTCGTCGGCGAGCTTCACCGTCTCCTTCCACACCGTGGAAGTGACCTTCGGGCTCATCAGCTCCGCTACCGGTGCGCTGCCGGCCAGCTTGAGCAGGTAGGAGAAGACCTTGTTCTGTTCTTCCTGGCTGTTCGGATCCTTCATGATCATCGGCTTCGCCGCGGCCAGCGTGCTCACGTAGGAGCCCGGAATGTTGGCCTCGCGCGTGACGCCGACATACTCCGCGTGGTCGGTCACGCCCATGAAGTCGAGCGGTGTATCGATCTTGATGTCGAAGCCCATCGGGTGCTTGATCATGCCGCCCTTGGCGTATTGGTAGGCCTCCGCCGGCCCGGTGATGCGGTTGCCCATCACCCAGGCATCGACCGACCAGCTAGTGTGGATATGCGTCTCGCCGAAGTACGCGTTGCGCTCGGGGTTGGGCTGCGCCGCCGCCTCGGGCGCCGTGGCAACCGCCTGGACCGGAGGCGGCGCTTCGGCCTTCTGCGGCGCGGGCACATCGGACGCTTTCTCGGGCGCCTTCTTTTCGCAGCCGCCGAGAGTTATCAGTGAGAATGCAACCAACGCGGCGACAATAGGGCGTGTAATCATGGCAACACTCCAAGAGAAATGAACCGTTTATTCATGGTATTTAGTGACCGTGAAGCCTGTCAAGGGAAGGGCGTCGCAAATTGCTAATTGCAGTCAAAAAAAACCTGGTCCAGGGGAAGCGGTAGACCCCAGGTGTGACAGCACCCTCTGGCGACCCCGTTGTTCATCGGGGTCGCAATCGTTACATTGCGACCCCTCCCTCGGCATCTTCAATATTGCGATGACCTCGACGGCTCGATATGACAACAGGCTCCACCCGGCCACTGCTGCCCGTGTTTGTTTGATTCCCGCCAATCTGCCGGTACGCTTGCGCGTTCATAATTTGGCCCTGGTTTTTCGCGGTTTTTTCGATGCTTGAAGCTGACAATCTGGAATGCGTGTGCGGCGAGCGCCGCCTGTTATCTCGATACCGGCAAGGTGCGCCATTGGTAATAGCGGCGCAGCGACATCACACAAGCCGATCAAGACTTCAACCGGGCTACCCCGCGCAAGAGCGGGCACAATATTCTCATAGATAATAGGGGAATCCCATGACCCTTATTGCCAGAAGCTATTGGGGCTATTGATCCAGATCAAAATAAGCACATTCCGATATGTCAAGATGGAAAATTGAGCATTTTCACTGACGGAGATCGATTATGAAACGCACCCTACTGGCCGTAGCCATTTCGCTCATTTCGGGTACGCTGGCCAGCCACTGGGCACTGGCTGCCAACACGGAACCGATTCAGCCCATTTCGGCTGCCAAGATCACCAATCCGGCGCTGGTCGAACTGGGCAAGAAACTGTATTTCGACCCCCGCCTGTCCAAATCGGGCTTCATTTCGTGCAACTCATGCCACAACCTGTCGATGGGCGGCACCGACAACATCAAGACCTCGATCGGCCACAACTGGCAGGAAGGCCCGATCAACTCACCGACCGTACTGAACTCGAGCCTTAACGTGGCGCAGTTCTGGGATGGCCGCGCCGCTGACCTGCAAGCCCAGGCCGGTGGCCCGATCGCCAATCCGGGCGAAATGGGTTTCAGCCACACGTTGGCCGTCGACATGCTGCAAACCATCCCGGGCTATGTTACCGAATTCAAGAAAGCGTTCGGCAGCGAAAAGATCACCATCGAGGATGTCACCAAGGCCATCGCCGCCTTTGAGGAAACACTGGTGACACCAAATTCGCGCTTCGACAAATGGTTGAAGGGCGACAAGAAGGCGCTGACCAAGGATGAACTGGCCGGCTATCAGCTGTTTAAGGACAGCGGCTGCATCGCCTGCCACAACGGCCCGGCGGTCGGCGGCAATTCCTTCCAGAAAATGGGTCTGGTCGAGCCGTACAATGATTCCACCAAGGCCGAGGGACGTTCGGCGGTGACCGGCAGGGATGCCGACCGCTTCAACTTCAAGGTGCCAACGCTGCGCAACGTCGAGCTGACCTATCCGTACTTCCACGATGGTGCGGCCAATACGCTGCCGGAAGCCGTCGATACGATGGGACGCATCCAGCTCGGCAAGAAATTCACACCGGAAGAAAACGCCAGGATCGTTGCCTTCCTGAAGACCCTGACCGGCGACCAGCCAAGCTTCAGGCTGCCGCTTTTGCCGCCGTCGGCCGATGCCACGCCACGCCCAACACCGTTCGACAAGAAATAATTGCTTGAGCGCGAAATCGACGGGGGCTGCCGCCCCCGTTTTTCTTGTCTGCCTTTGTTTGATTCCCGTCAATCTGCCGGTACACTTGCGCGTCCATAATTTAGCCCTGATTTTTATCGGTTTTTTCATGCTCGAAGCTGACAATCTGGAATGCGTGCGCGGCGAGCGCCGCCTGTTCGCAGGCCTCGGCTTTCGCCTGGAGGCTGGAGAACTTTTGTATCTGCAGGGCCGCAATGGCTCGGGCAAAACCAGCCTGCTGCGCATGTTGATCGGCCTGCTGCCGCCGGAATCCGGCGAAATTCGCTGGAAAGGCGAGTCGATCAAGGCGCTTGCCGACGAATTTCGCGCCGATCTTTGCTATCTTGGCCACCTCAACGCGATCAAGGAAGAACTGACGCCGCTGGAAAACCTGCTCGCCGCTGCCCGTCTTGCGGACGAGGAACTCTCCGACGACGATGCGCTCGATGCGCTGGAGCAGGTCGGGCTGGCCGGCCGCGAGGATCTTGCCTGCAAATATCTGTCGCAAGGCCAGAAGCGGCGCGTCGCACTGGCTCGCCTGATCAAGGAAAAGCGCCCGCTGTGGATTCTCGACGAACCTTTCGTCGCCCTTGATATCACTGCGGTCGACTGGCTGGCGGGCATTATTTCCGCTCACCTGCAACGTGGCGGGCTGGCCGTGATGACGACCCACCAGTTGGTCGACATTCCGGCCGGCACCGTCCGCGAATTGCACCTCGGCTGATGTTCAAGATCATCACCGCCGTCATCGGCCGCGATCTTCGGCTCGCCATGCGCCGCCAGGCCGACATCGTTTCGGCGATCTTTTTCTTCATCATCGTCGTCAGCCTTTTCCCGCTCGGTGTCGGGCCGGAACCCGACCTGCTGCGCAAGCTCGCCCCCGGCGTGCTGTGGGTCGCCGCGCTGCTTGCCACCATGCTTTCACTGCCCCGCTTGTTCGCCGACGATTATCGTGACGGCACGCTGGAACAACTCGCCCTCGCACCGCATCCGCTCGGCCTGGTCGTTACCGGAAAAGTGATCGCTCACTGGCTGGTTTCCGGTCTGCCGCTGGCACTGATCGCGCCGGTGCTTGGCATCCAGTTCGACTTGTCGGCC is a window encoding:
- a CDS encoding peptidyl-prolyl cis-trans isomerase — its product is MRRWLREPLLHFLLIGAIGFGLYSRMPEGQLASAPSKEIRLTVGETNQLAMLFQSQWRRPPTAHDLQLMVENKVQQEVLYREALAMGLDKDDEIVKRRMAQKMQFLAEDVAAAQEPSTDALKAWFEKNSAKFAQPSRYGFRHLYFSPDRRGAAARDDAAKALAALANEPEDSKLASTLADPFMLQDYYRDRAGDFVGKEFGPPFAVALAKAKPGSWQGPIESGFGWHLVYVDTVIPGRVPAFEEIEGDVKTAWLAEQKVLAVDKAYKDMRAKYSVLLPAPPDEKVASGSVPPPAGAASVPSTRESP
- a CDS encoding DUF3604 domain-containing protein; this encodes MITRPIVAALVAFSLITLGGCEKKAPEKASDVPAPQKAEAPPPVQAVATAPEAAAQPNPERNAYFGETHIHTSWSVDAWVMGNRITGPAEAYQYAKGGMIKHPMGFDIKIDTPLDFMGVTDHAEYVGVTREANIPGSYVSTLAAAKPMIMKDPNSQEEQNKVFSYLLKLAGSAPVAELMSPKVTSTVWKETVKLADEANQPGKFTAFCSYEWTSMPGNRNLHRNVFFKDCAKVPEYPFSALDSKLPTELWSWMDTQRKAGNELLAISHNANVSDGWMYPTDIDNTTGRPIDAAWAESRMRNERLVEIKQGKGASETHPLLSPNDEFASYEMYEAILGLPADSGRIDRVHGSYARQALKDGLTMQDTRGYNPYKFGMAGGSDSHNTASPYRQDNFFGLHADADGTVERRFAGVLIGGTMDVRLENPGGLTGVWAEENTRASLWDAMYRKETFGVSGPHIKVRMFGGWGYDKGVVDAKDWVKQSYAGGVPMGADLAPMPTDGKGTAPKFVVWAIKDPSSASLDRIQIVKGWTQDGQSFERVFDVAWSGDRKADKWSGRVPAIESTVDLEKATYTNGRGAAELKTVWTDPEFDPGLHAFYYARVLEIPTPRWTLIQSVKSGLPPPDIVPLTGQERAWTSPIWYTPSADARKIAPTGMTVTELKKKGATALTEAQVKALVVGKAYWLRNNVTGEQFSQNFTTEGQTIVFRVGQGANMPSNFGNVARDGYEGKTSAYRIEGGKLVVNVAQEPYAFTFYKLGDTTYLARSNEFGHANYEIVAAPQFALSPLIEVANHFAVGLALTEPQRQQILPLLSQEIKQLGELKKDTKLSAVDKVKSLREQGVAFDAKISPLLNADQQHKFQEMREALRRRLIEEMAGAAVGKAKAKVGTWFADVHK
- a CDS encoding HupE/UreJ family protein produces the protein MKPQSRIRPAHAAALLTLFVQSASAHVGQGEAFGFLTGFLHPISGFDHVLAMVAVGLWGAQLGAPAIWVLPMAFPLVMAAGALLGFLGVPLPGVEVGIAASAIVLGAAVAFELRPPLVLAALVVGAFAIFHGHAHGTELPAGQSALLYSIGFVIATGGLHALGIGIGTAHRWPLGRKLLRAAGAAVAGGGIFFLWRAAA
- a CDS encoding HupE/UreJ family protein, coding for MDAGVAVSLWSWRLGALFAIRLAGVLAGLLLALPAAHAHEARPAYLEVKETAPGHFDVLWRTPVLAGMRLPIRLQLPSNVKDTSEPTVQELADSLLERRSIDAGSAGLAGKRFEFPGLQLTITDVLVRVELLDGRKWTNIVRPQQPWIEIAAAQSGWEVAGTYIVEGIRHILFGADHLLFVLGLLLIVKDRWMLVKTVTAFTVAHSLTLAAATLGNVSPPLLPLNFAIALSILFLGPEIVRSWRGATSFTIRHPWVVAFAFGLLHGFGFASALTGAGLPRSDLPLALLNFNIGVEIGQLGFIALVLALERSFHVLQMQWPRWVELLPGYVVGGLGAFWTLQRAAPLLAVLR
- the ccmA gene encoding cytochrome c biogenesis heme-transporting ATPase CcmA, translating into MLEADNLECVRGERRLFAGLGFRLEAGELLYLQGRNGSGKTSLLRMLIGLLPPESGEIRWKGESIKALADEFRADLCYLGHLNAIKEELTPLENLLAAARLADEELSDDDALDALEQVGLAGREDLACKYLSQGQKRRVALARLIKEKRPLWILDEPFVALDITAVDWLAGIISAHLQRGGLAVMTTHQLVDIPAGTVRELHLG
- a CDS encoding cytochrome-c peroxidase, with product MKRTLLAVAISLISGTLASHWALAANTEPIQPISAAKITNPALVELGKKLYFDPRLSKSGFISCNSCHNLSMGGTDNIKTSIGHNWQEGPINSPTVLNSSLNVAQFWDGRAADLQAQAGGPIANPGEMGFSHTLAVDMLQTIPGYVTEFKKAFGSEKITIEDVTKAIAAFEETLVTPNSRFDKWLKGDKKALTKDELAGYQLFKDSGCIACHNGPAVGGNSFQKMGLVEPYNDSTKAEGRSAVTGRDADRFNFKVPTLRNVELTYPYFHDGAANTLPEAVDTMGRIQLGKKFTPEENARIVAFLKTLTGDQPSFRLPLLPPSADATPRPTPFDKK
- the ccmB gene encoding heme exporter protein CcmB, translating into MFKIITAVIGRDLRLAMRRQADIVSAIFFFIIVVSLFPLGVGPEPDLLRKLAPGVLWVAALLATMLSLPRLFADDYRDGTLEQLALAPHPLGLVVTGKVIAHWLVSGLPLALIAPVLGIQFDLSADALIVLTVAILIGTPALSGIGAIGAALTLGLRGGGVLLSLLVLPLYIPVLIFGAGAVDATMTGLGGEGHLSLLAAITFASLGFAPWAAAAALKIALE